The genomic DNA GAGACATTCGCGCAGGAGGGTGTTGATCTGCATCTTACTGCCCGCAGCGCGGAAAAGCTGGCCGCACTGAAGCAGCGCATCGAAGAGAAATTCGACGTCACCGTGGCGCTTCATCCCATTGATCTGAGCGAACCGGGCGCGGCAGAGACCCTGTCGGAGGCCGTTGGGCCAGTCGATATTCTGGTTAACAACGCCGGAGCCATTCCAAGCGGCAGCCTGTGGGATGTGGACGAGGCCGCCTGGCGCAAGGGCTGGGACCTTAAGGTCTTTGGTTACATCAATTTGTGCCGGCTGTTCTATGCGAAAATGAAACAGGCGGGCGGCGGTGTGATCCTCAACAACATCGGCAATGGCGGCGAGGTGTTCGATCCCAAATACATCGCCGGCACGTCCGGCAATGCCAGCCTGATGGCCTTTACGCGCGCGCTTGGTGGGCACAGTCTTGACGACAATATCCGCGTGATGGGGATCAATCCGGGGCCGGTCAACACCGACCGTATTTATAACATGCTGAAGAAACGCGCCGCCTCCGATCTGGGTGACGAGAGCAGATATACCGAACTGGAAAAATCCTATCCACTGTCACGCCCGGCCCACAAGCATGAAATCTCGGATCTGATCGTGTTCCTTGCATCCTTTCGCTCGGGCTACACGTCCGGCACGATCTTTACCGTTGATGGCGGCATTTCATCGCGCCGCTCGATCATCTGAGAATGCCAAAATCCGAAATACCAGTATCCAAAACATCTGACCTGTCCGGCAAGCGCCTCGGTATCGTGCTGCCTTCGTCCAACACCGTGGTGGAGCCCCTGGCTGCACAAATGCTTGTGGGCACCGGTGTGACGGCGCATTTTTCGCGTCTTGAGGTGATTGATGTGGCGCTGGATCGCGGATCAAGGGCGCAGTTTGCGCTGCAGCGCCATGTTGAGGCGGCAAAACTTCTGGCAGACGCAAAAGTTGATGCAATCGTCTGGGGCGGGACGTCAGCAAGCTGGCTGGGCCCAGAGCATGACCGCGCCTTCTGCGACGCGGTCGAGGCCGCCACCGGAATCCGGACAACAAGCTGCGTGCTGGCCATGAACCGCCTGCTCAGGCCCGAGCCCAAGTTTCGGCTTGGGCTGGTGACGCCCTATACGGACGATGTGCACGCCCAGATCGTTGAGAATTATCGTGCTATGGGATATTCCTGCGACGCCTCTGAGAACCATGGCGGCGCGCTCAGCAGTGATTTTGCCGATCTGTCGCCGCAGGCGATCGCAACCATGGTGCGTAAAGTGGCAGCCGCACGGCCGGACGTGATTTTCATCATGTGCACCAATCTGCGCGGCGCTGCGGTCGCGGCGGCGCTGTCAGCCGAACTGGGGCTGACAGTCACAGACAGCGCAGCGATCACCATCTCGGCCGGCCTTGAACTGCTGAACCGGAATTCTGCAACCCAATCCATCTGCTGATCCCGACCTTTGCCTCCGAGTCGGTTTTTTCAAGGGGCGGAAACGCGTTCGCCGGGGGCCTTGGATCACTTTCCGCGAACGCCCGGCAGCGGCCTGCGCCGACAAGCAGAACGGTCTGCATTACAGAACCCCCTTGCTGGCGCTGCGCAGCGTCTCCATCAATGCGGTATCCTTGTAGCGTTCCAGGGAAAATCCGCTGGCATAGTCCGGTAGCTCGGCACCGGCGATCGTTGCGGCGCAAAGCTCTCCGGCAGCGCCGGCGGCCATCGTGCCGAATCCGGAAAGGGCGCAGTTCATGAATGCGCCTTCCGGCCCCATCGGACCGATCAGCGGCCAGTTCTCGCCGGTCATCGTGTACCAGCCGCCATAATGGTGCATATTGCGGGGCAACCGTCCGTAATAGGCTTTAAGCGCCGGATTGAGCCGCGACGCACCACGCAACACGATATCGGGAAAATTATCGTCCAACTGCGGCTGCCATGTCGCAGTGGCCGGGGTTTCGTTATAGGCCCAACCAAGCTT from Pararhizobium sp. IMCC3301 includes the following:
- a CDS encoding SDR family oxidoreductase; its protein translation is MDLKLSGKTVLITGASMGIGEHLAETFAQEGVDLHLTARSAEKLAALKQRIEEKFDVTVALHPIDLSEPGAAETLSEAVGPVDILVNNAGAIPSGSLWDVDEAAWRKGWDLKVFGYINLCRLFYAKMKQAGGGVILNNIGNGGEVFDPKYIAGTSGNASLMAFTRALGGHSLDDNIRVMGINPGPVNTDRIYNMLKKRAASDLGDESRYTELEKSYPLSRPAHKHEISDLIVFLASFRSGYTSGTIFTVDGGISSRRSII
- a CDS encoding aspartate/glutamate racemase family protein, translating into MPKSEIPVSKTSDLSGKRLGIVLPSSNTVVEPLAAQMLVGTGVTAHFSRLEVIDVALDRGSRAQFALQRHVEAAKLLADAKVDAIVWGGTSASWLGPEHDRAFCDAVEAATGIRTTSCVLAMNRLLRPEPKFRLGLVTPYTDDVHAQIVENYRAMGYSCDASENHGGALSSDFADLSPQAIATMVRKVAAARPDVIFIMCTNLRGAAVAAALSAELGLTVTDSAAITISAGLELLNRNSATQSIC